A genomic stretch from Larus michahellis chromosome 7, bLarMic1.1, whole genome shotgun sequence includes:
- the RNF25 gene encoding E3 ubiquitin-protein ligase RNF25 isoform X1 — protein MAAAGEEAEATDWALPPEVEVLESIYLEELRVARGRGRWEPWEISITLHPATAQDQDSQYVRFTLLLSVPPQYPNKAPEISIRNPRGLSDEQIQKISQTLRSVAEDRLGTEVLYELIEKGKEILTDNNIPHGQCVICLYGFQEREAFTKTQCYHYFHSHCLARYAQHMEEEILMQQEEREQHLAPSPKQEVGVQCPVCRETLVYDLCALKAAPPPQHPLEPYRPDAKTLQHQEELRLIFKRQQEKGGIIDPEAERNRYFISLQAPPSAVDPNQTAAASETPVSASAVDSPELPSQASAPEPAGGTEARAEPGWPERPAAPREQQSKRERHRGERPSPRGQGRQSCSSLQEPTEEGCHLLHGSRGPRGFSRRPERRPGGRHSQEFPKPHNRNRAGALAERKELCPEDPSPVTEAVDLKEEHHDVERWTPEEGAEARGRQKENLAYNRSDHRAAPSWQGHHRPWDCGRWERSRVQERGSYPRAPRGRGVFRPSGRREAHLLEKESGS, from the exons atggcggcggccggTGAGGAGGCGGAGGCGACGGACTG GGCGCTGCCGCCGGAGGTGGAGGTGCTGGAGTCCATCTACCTGGAGGAGCTGCGGGTGGCGCGGGGCCGCGGCAG GTGGGAACCCTGGGAGATCAGCATCACCCTGCACCCTGCCACGGCCCAGGACCAGGACTCCCAGTATGTCCGCTTCACCCTGCTGCTCTCCGTGCCCCCCCAG tatccCAACAAAGCTCCAGAAATCTCGATCAGGAACCCACGGGGGCTGTCAGATGAGCAAATTCAAAA GATTTCCCAGACCCTCAGAAGTGTTGCTGAAgacaggctggggacagaggtgcTCTACGAGCTAATTGAG aaggggaaggagattCTCACTGACAACAACATTCCTCATGGCCAGTGTGTGATCTGCCTCTACGGATTCCAG GAGAGAGAAGCTTTCACAAAGACCCAGTGCTACCACTACTTCCACTCCCACTGCCTGGCCCGCTACGCCCAGCACATGGAGGAGGAGATCCTCATGCAACAGGAGGAGAGAGAGCAGCACCTGGCGCCATCCCCCAAACAG GAAGTCGGTGTGCAGTGCCCTGTCTGCCGGGAGACCCTCGTCTACGATCTCTGTGCTCTGAAGGCAGCGCCGCCCCCGCAGCACCCACTG GAGCCGTACAGGCCAGATGCCAAGACGCTGCAGCACCAAGAAGAACTGCGCTTAATTTTCAAGAGACAGCAAGAGAAAGGGGGCATCATTGACCCTGAAGCAGAGAGGAACCGTTATTTCATCAGCCTCCAGGCG CCTCCGTCTGCTGTCGATCCAAACCaaacagctgctgcctctgaGACACCGGTGAGTGCAAGTGCTGTGGATTCGCCTGAGCTGCCCAGCCAAGCCTCGGCTCCAGAGCCAGCCGGAGGGACGGAGGCCAGGGCAGAACCCGGGTGGCCTGAGAGGCCTGCTGCGCCCAGGGAGCAACAGAGCAAGAGGGAGAGGCACAGAGGGGAGAGGCCCAGCCCCAGAGGCCAGGGCAGGCAGTCGTGCAGCAGCTTGCAGGAACCGACAGAGGAAGGCTGTCATCTGCTCCATGGCTCCAGAGGGCCCAGGGGCTTCAGCCGAAGACCAGAGCGGAGACCTGGTGGGAGGCACAGCCAGGAGTTTCCAAAGCCTCACAATAGAAACAGGGCTGGTGCCTTGGCTGAAAGAAAGGAGTTGTGCCCTGAAGACCCCTCACCAGTAACAGAGGCAGTGGACTTGAAAGAGGAGCATCATGATGTGGAGAGATGGACCCCAGAGGAGGGGGCCGAGGCCCGGGGCAGGCAGAAGGAGAACCTGGCATACAACCGCAGCGACCacagagcagctcccagctggcagggccaCCACAGGCCCTGGGATTGTGGAAGGTGGGAGAGGTCTAGGGTCCAGGAGCGTGGCTCCTACCCCAGAGCTCCAAGAGGGCGAGGGGTGTTCAGGCCCAGTGGACGTCGAGAAGCCCATCTCCTTGAGAAGGAGAGTGGCTCCTAG
- the RNF25 gene encoding E3 ubiquitin-protein ligase RNF25 isoform X2, which yields MSASPCCSPCPPRISQTLRSVAEDRLGTEVLYELIEKGKEILTDNNIPHGQCVICLYGFQEREAFTKTQCYHYFHSHCLARYAQHMEEEILMQQEEREQHLAPSPKQEVGVQCPVCRETLVYDLCALKAAPPPQHPLEPYRPDAKTLQHQEELRLIFKRQQEKGGIIDPEAERNRYFISLQAPPSAVDPNQTAAASETPVSASAVDSPELPSQASAPEPAGGTEARAEPGWPERPAAPREQQSKRERHRGERPSPRGQGRQSCSSLQEPTEEGCHLLHGSRGPRGFSRRPERRPGGRHSQEFPKPHNRNRAGALAERKELCPEDPSPVTEAVDLKEEHHDVERWTPEEGAEARGRQKENLAYNRSDHRAAPSWQGHHRPWDCGRWERSRVQERGSYPRAPRGRGVFRPSGRREAHLLEKESGS from the exons ATGTCCGCTTCACCCTGCTGCTCTCCGTGCCCCCCCAG GATTTCCCAGACCCTCAGAAGTGTTGCTGAAgacaggctggggacagaggtgcTCTACGAGCTAATTGAG aaggggaaggagattCTCACTGACAACAACATTCCTCATGGCCAGTGTGTGATCTGCCTCTACGGATTCCAG GAGAGAGAAGCTTTCACAAAGACCCAGTGCTACCACTACTTCCACTCCCACTGCCTGGCCCGCTACGCCCAGCACATGGAGGAGGAGATCCTCATGCAACAGGAGGAGAGAGAGCAGCACCTGGCGCCATCCCCCAAACAG GAAGTCGGTGTGCAGTGCCCTGTCTGCCGGGAGACCCTCGTCTACGATCTCTGTGCTCTGAAGGCAGCGCCGCCCCCGCAGCACCCACTG GAGCCGTACAGGCCAGATGCCAAGACGCTGCAGCACCAAGAAGAACTGCGCTTAATTTTCAAGAGACAGCAAGAGAAAGGGGGCATCATTGACCCTGAAGCAGAGAGGAACCGTTATTTCATCAGCCTCCAGGCG CCTCCGTCTGCTGTCGATCCAAACCaaacagctgctgcctctgaGACACCGGTGAGTGCAAGTGCTGTGGATTCGCCTGAGCTGCCCAGCCAAGCCTCGGCTCCAGAGCCAGCCGGAGGGACGGAGGCCAGGGCAGAACCCGGGTGGCCTGAGAGGCCTGCTGCGCCCAGGGAGCAACAGAGCAAGAGGGAGAGGCACAGAGGGGAGAGGCCCAGCCCCAGAGGCCAGGGCAGGCAGTCGTGCAGCAGCTTGCAGGAACCGACAGAGGAAGGCTGTCATCTGCTCCATGGCTCCAGAGGGCCCAGGGGCTTCAGCCGAAGACCAGAGCGGAGACCTGGTGGGAGGCACAGCCAGGAGTTTCCAAAGCCTCACAATAGAAACAGGGCTGGTGCCTTGGCTGAAAGAAAGGAGTTGTGCCCTGAAGACCCCTCACCAGTAACAGAGGCAGTGGACTTGAAAGAGGAGCATCATGATGTGGAGAGATGGACCCCAGAGGAGGGGGCCGAGGCCCGGGGCAGGCAGAAGGAGAACCTGGCATACAACCGCAGCGACCacagagcagctcccagctggcagggccaCCACAGGCCCTGGGATTGTGGAAGGTGGGAGAGGTCTAGGGTCCAGGAGCGTGGCTCCTACCCCAGAGCTCCAAGAGGGCGAGGGGTGTTCAGGCCCAGTGGACGTCGAGAAGCCCATCTCCTTGAGAAGGAGAGTGGCTCCTAG